The following proteins are co-located in the Heliorestis convoluta genome:
- the spoIIIAC gene encoding stage III sporulation protein AC, whose protein sequence is MDMLQIFQIAGIGIFVAVFYSILKEARREELAQLLAIGGVVLVTLMVIRLISELFTEVKSVFFLY, encoded by the coding sequence ATGGACATGCTTCAAATCTTTCAAATCGCTGGTATCGGTATTTTTGTTGCCGTTTTCTACTCCATCTTAAAAGAAGCAAGAAGAGAAGAACTGGCTCAGCTTTTAGCGATTGGGGGCGTCGTTCTAGTTACCCTTATGGTCATCCGGCTTATCAGTGAGCTATTTACAGAAGTCAAATCGGTCTTTTTTCTCTACTAA
- the aroQ gene encoding type II 3-dehydroquinate dehydratase, producing MTTTNNILQPQSPFKAKVYPQSHHKKRILLLNGPNLNLLGRREPSHYGHTNLTEIEHKLKNLAESWGWDLESFQSNHEGDLIDQIHSAMDQKDLIIINPGAYTHTSIALRDAFAGTAIPFIEVHLSNIHGREEFRHRSMLAPLAIGQISGFGAYSYTLALIAARNYLEATP from the coding sequence ATGACTACAACAAACAATATATTACAGCCTCAAAGTCCCTTCAAAGCGAAAGTTTATCCCCAGAGCCACCATAAAAAGCGCATTCTCCTCCTCAATGGCCCTAACTTGAACTTGCTGGGGCGACGTGAACCGTCTCATTATGGTCATACAAACCTGACAGAAATCGAACATAAACTGAAAAACCTCGCTGAAAGCTGGGGTTGGGATTTGGAAAGCTTCCAATCGAATCACGAAGGCGATCTGATTGACCAGATCCATAGCGCCATGGACCAAAAGGATCTCATCATTATCAATCCAGGTGCTTATACCCACACATCCATTGCCTTGCGCGATGCTTTTGCTGGCACAGCCATACCCTTTATTGAAGTACACCTGTCCAACATTCATGGTCGTGAAGAATTTCGTCATCGTTCTATGCTAGCGCCTCTTGCCATCGGCCAGATTAGTGGCTTTGGCGCTTACAGTTACACGCTAGCCCTCATCGCTGCTCGTAACTACTTAGAAGCAACACCTTAA
- a CDS encoding CD1247 N-terminal domain-containing protein — MPSLKERISYIKGMAEGMKIEADPREGRLLSEMITILDTMAEEIEEVRRNQASLEEMVESIDEDLVDLENDFYDLEEDDFDDEDFDDDDDDGILCDCDDDDDDVIEFECPTCNETVCFEEEDLDDDEVLEVVCPTCDHTVYVQDGEDLDMTACDDDDEDSPCFRNNEEATRIPQSRPPRETYRARPYHYHHHN, encoded by the coding sequence ATGCCTTCACTAAAGGAACGAATTTCCTATATAAAGGGAATGGCAGAAGGAATGAAGATCGAGGCCGACCCCCGCGAAGGCCGACTGCTCAGTGAAATGATTACTATTTTGGACACGATGGCCGAGGAAATCGAAGAAGTCAGAAGAAATCAAGCATCGTTAGAAGAAATGGTAGAAAGCATTGACGAAGACCTAGTCGATCTTGAAAATGATTTCTATGACTTAGAAGAGGACGACTTCGATGACGAGGATTTTGACGATGACGATGACGATGGGATCCTCTGCGACTGCGATGACGACGATGATGACGTAATTGAATTTGAATGCCCAACTTGCAACGAGACAGTTTGCTTTGAAGAAGAAGATCTCGATGATGACGAAGTTCTAGAAGTTGTTTGCCCGACTTGCGATCATACAGTTTACGTACAAGATGGCGAAGATCTAGACATGACGGCATGCGACGATGACGACGAAGACAGCCCTTGCTTTAGAAACAACGAAGAAGCGACTCGAATTCCCCAAAGCAGACCGCCTAGAGAAACCTATCGTGCACGCCCTTACCACTACCACCATCATAACTAA
- a CDS encoding PAS domain-containing protein: protein MGRSIGFMNPVLQTLPVGYALFRYKSSKEKNHRDYEIVEVNQAFAKITQLQVENILGKRASTVFHGELGAELNFRWNHTSSPMEDAIEFYSKSRDKWYSLQCFTPEEGYLAALIQDISHIKKPEQIYKEVINTQKEMVCRFLPDTTLIFVNQGYCNHFGREEDLLGKKFLDLVPEEEHHVIYAHLRNMAKKKKAITYEHQVILSDKSIRWQEWTDYPIFDDEGKLLEFQSIGYDITERKENQDKLHQSEERIRQLAEHIDQVFWLSTFDEMLYISPAYEKIYGRSCESLYDDPNSYIEAIHPDDREAVLLLANREEYNKGKPFQQEYRILCPDGSIKWIRAKDFPIKDAEGKVIRIAGVAEDITEYKNIQKEILKVQHKLDSIVNTIQDGIWSFSLEENCYVLLNQALETIYEVPLSTIQQNENYWLEVIYEDDKKNALAKNEKLRQQGDADAEYRILLPDGRIKWLYDRSWLIKDDQGMPARLDGIVMDITERKLSEQQLVEAKERADSANQAKSDFLANMSHEIRTPMNGIIGMTELLLASELDPIQRNYLENTLQSAYALLGIINDILDFSKIESGKMEIDEVEFALSELIEQSTLLISTRCQEKNLKLYTKFDKDVPAHLCGDMLRIRQVLLNLLGNAIKFTEQGEIEVTIQKVEEQGKGAACSSDAPLLIEFAVADTGIGIPAEKIHTVFESFTQADGSMTRRFGGTGLGLAISKRLVHLMGGIIYVESHQGKGSRFAFRLPLKSASKEQKNTESIVTMFAGQSLKDKEVSILDPPLPLSSAESFKKSTVLSSAIIPNDSSALRISGLAGNRATKVLVAEDNHVNMLLVTQLLKKMGIETIQANNGREALEILETTSVELIFMDVHMPEMDGLEAAKQIRQREISKQQQPVTIVALTADAMKGDREKCLAAGMNDYITKPFSKHDIVRVIATYLVQEEQQEESQGAMM, encoded by the coding sequence GTGGGACGATCCATTGGCTTTATGAACCCAGTTCTCCAGACGTTGCCCGTGGGCTATGCCTTATTCCGATATAAGTCTAGTAAAGAAAAGAATCATAGGGACTATGAGATTGTAGAAGTAAACCAAGCTTTCGCGAAAATAACACAACTACAAGTTGAGAACATTCTAGGAAAAAGAGCTTCTACAGTCTTTCATGGTGAGCTTGGAGCAGAACTAAACTTTCGTTGGAACCATACATCCTCTCCCATGGAAGATGCGATTGAGTTTTACTCAAAAAGCAGGGACAAGTGGTATTCTTTGCAATGTTTTACGCCTGAAGAAGGGTACCTGGCTGCACTCATACAAGATATTTCTCATATCAAAAAGCCGGAGCAAATTTATAAAGAAGTTATTAACACACAAAAAGAAATGGTTTGTCGATTCTTACCAGATACGACTTTGATTTTTGTCAACCAGGGATATTGCAATCATTTTGGCCGGGAAGAAGATTTACTTGGCAAAAAGTTTCTTGACCTTGTTCCAGAGGAAGAGCACCATGTCATATATGCACATTTGCGTAACATGGCCAAGAAGAAAAAGGCTATAACCTATGAACATCAGGTAATTTTGTCAGATAAAAGTATCCGTTGGCAAGAATGGACAGACTATCCTATTTTCGACGACGAGGGAAAGCTTCTTGAATTCCAGTCAATTGGTTATGATATTACAGAAAGGAAAGAGAATCAAGACAAATTGCATCAAAGCGAGGAACGGATTCGTCAATTGGCAGAACATATCGATCAAGTCTTTTGGTTAAGTACTTTCGACGAAATGCTTTATATAAGCCCTGCCTATGAGAAGATTTATGGACGGTCCTGTGAAAGTCTTTATGACGATCCGAACTCCTACATAGAAGCTATTCATCCCGATGATAGAGAAGCGGTTCTGCTTTTGGCGAACAGGGAAGAGTACAACAAGGGAAAGCCCTTTCAACAGGAATATCGCATCCTATGTCCCGACGGCTCCATCAAGTGGATTCGAGCCAAAGATTTCCCTATTAAAGATGCAGAAGGAAAAGTCATTCGCATTGCTGGTGTAGCAGAAGATATTACTGAATACAAAAACATCCAAAAAGAAATTCTAAAAGTTCAACACAAGCTTGATAGCATTGTTAATACAATTCAAGATGGTATCTGGTCTTTTTCTTTGGAAGAGAACTGCTATGTACTGTTAAATCAGGCTCTAGAAACCATTTATGAAGTACCCCTCAGCACCATTCAACAGAACGAAAACTACTGGCTAGAGGTGATTTATGAGGATGACAAAAAAAATGCTCTTGCAAAAAATGAAAAACTAAGGCAGCAAGGTGATGCCGATGCAGAGTACCGGATCTTGTTGCCAGATGGTCGTATCAAGTGGCTTTACGATCGTAGCTGGTTAATCAAAGACGATCAAGGCATGCCAGCACGTCTCGACGGCATTGTCATGGATATAACAGAACGGAAGCTCTCAGAGCAACAACTCGTTGAGGCCAAAGAAAGAGCCGATAGTGCCAATCAAGCCAAGTCAGACTTTCTAGCCAATATGAGTCACGAGATTCGAACACCTATGAACGGTATTATTGGAATGACTGAGTTGCTACTTGCTTCTGAACTGGATCCAATTCAACGAAATTATCTGGAAAACACTTTGCAATCAGCCTACGCATTGCTAGGAATTATTAACGATATTCTAGACTTCTCTAAGATTGAGTCTGGTAAGATGGAAATTGATGAAGTAGAATTTGCTCTCTCTGAATTAATAGAGCAATCTACCTTGCTTATCTCCACTCGATGTCAGGAGAAGAATCTAAAGCTTTATACGAAGTTTGACAAAGATGTACCAGCCCATCTTTGCGGTGACATGTTGCGTATTCGTCAAGTCTTGCTTAACTTGTTAGGCAATGCTATCAAGTTTACAGAACAGGGTGAGATTGAAGTAACGATTCAGAAAGTGGAAGAGCAAGGAAAAGGTGCAGCTTGTTCTTCTGATGCTCCCTTGTTAATAGAATTTGCTGTGGCAGATACAGGCATCGGCATTCCTGCAGAGAAGATTCATACGGTTTTTGAAAGCTTTACACAAGCCGATGGCTCGATGACACGTCGCTTTGGTGGGACCGGACTGGGCTTAGCGATCTCGAAAAGACTGGTACACTTGATGGGTGGCATTATTTATGTCGAAAGCCATCAAGGTAAAGGCAGTCGCTTTGCCTTTCGCCTTCCCTTGAAAAGCGCTTCAAAAGAACAAAAAAATACAGAATCGATCGTAACGATGTTTGCAGGGCAAAGCCTAAAGGACAAGGAGGTATCGATATTAGATCCCCCTTTACCCCTCTCATCAGCAGAGTCCTTTAAGAAATCGACCGTTCTTTCCTCGGCAATTATACCCAATGACTCTTCTGCATTACGAATAAGTGGTTTAGCGGGAAATCGAGCGACCAAAGTTCTAGTCGCAGAAGATAATCATGTGAACATGCTGTTAGTAACGCAGTTGCTCAAGAAAATGGGAATAGAGACAATCCAAGCGAACAACGGTCGCGAAGCATTAGAAATCTTAGAAACAACTTCCGTTGAGTTAATCTTTATGGATGTTCATATGCCTGAGATGGATGGATTGGAAGCAGCAAAGCAGATTCGGCAACGAGAGATAAGCAAGCAACAGCAACCCGTAACGATTGTTGCTTTAACAGCCGATGCAATGAAAGGTGATCGAGAAAAATGCCTTGCTGCTGGTATGAACGACTATATTACCAAACCTTTTAGCAAGCACGATATTGTTAGAGTTATCGCTACGTACTTGGTACAGGAAGAGCAGCAAGAGGAGAGCCAAGGAGCCATGATGTGA
- a CDS encoding aminopeptidase P family protein yields MKSATTALEKLRAHWPDQTDALLVMEPHNRRYLAGFTGTAGFLLITRQEEIVVTDFRYWEQAQQQSPQWKLYRQQGPWVKALQEIVTPSGWKNIALEYNHINLAQKEILTKALPDVTWTNQEGLLERIRSVKDIAEQEKVARAVALADQGYEHILAYMKERFRSSIPLTEKEVALELEFYLRKEGAEGIAFDFIVASGLRSALPHGVATDKVIEAGELVTIDFGCRLDGYCSDTTRTFVMAKATEEQQKVYRTVLEAQQRALDFIGPGRKGSEVDAVARDSITKAGYGDYFGHGLGHGVGLVVHEKPQLSPSSKDILEVGQVVTIEPGIYIPHWGGVRIEDMVIITEEGCRNLTSAPKTSELTIIE; encoded by the coding sequence TTGAAGAGTGCCACAACAGCATTGGAAAAGCTCCGCGCCCACTGGCCTGATCAGACCGATGCCTTGCTGGTGATGGAGCCCCACAATCGACGCTACCTTGCAGGTTTTACGGGTACTGCAGGCTTTTTACTAATTACGCGCCAGGAAGAGATCGTTGTGACGGATTTTCGCTATTGGGAGCAAGCGCAACAGCAAAGTCCCCAATGGAAGCTGTACCGCCAGCAAGGGCCTTGGGTCAAAGCTCTTCAAGAAATTGTCACTCCATCAGGTTGGAAAAACATTGCTCTTGAGTATAACCATATCAATCTAGCCCAGAAAGAAATTCTAACGAAAGCTCTTCCAGATGTAACTTGGACGAATCAGGAGGGCTTACTTGAAAGAATACGCTCTGTCAAAGACATTGCGGAGCAAGAAAAAGTGGCTCGAGCTGTCGCTTTGGCTGATCAAGGCTACGAACATATTCTTGCATATATGAAAGAGCGTTTTAGAAGTTCTATTCCTTTAACAGAAAAAGAAGTTGCTTTAGAGTTAGAGTTTTACCTGAGAAAAGAAGGTGCTGAAGGCATCGCTTTCGACTTTATTGTTGCTTCAGGTCTTCGCTCGGCTTTGCCCCATGGTGTCGCTACAGACAAAGTGATTGAGGCCGGTGAACTGGTCACCATTGATTTTGGCTGTCGCCTCGATGGGTATTGCTCTGACACAACGCGCACTTTTGTCATGGCAAAAGCTACAGAAGAACAGCAAAAAGTCTATAGGACTGTTTTAGAAGCGCAACAAAGGGCTCTCGACTTCATCGGACCGGGACGAAAAGGCAGTGAAGTGGATGCTGTAGCTCGAGATAGTATTACAAAAGCAGGTTACGGCGATTACTTTGGTCATGGCCTTGGACACGGCGTTGGCCTTGTCGTTCACGAAAAACCGCAACTTTCACCAAGCAGTAAAGACATTCTTGAAGTCGGTCAAGTTGTCACGATTGAACCGGGCATATATATCCCTCACTGGGGTGGCGTCCGCATAGAAGATATGGTCATAATCACGGAAGAAGGTTGTCGCAACTTGACAAGTGCCCCCAAAACGTCAGAACTCACAATAATAGAGTAG
- the efp gene encoding elongation factor P, protein MISSNDFRTGTTIELDGDAFQVIEFQHVKPGKGAAFVRTKLKNIRTGGVVERTFRAGEKVPKAHMERRTMEYLYNDDDSYTFMDMENYEQTTLQKEQIEYEIRFLKENMQVHILTWKGNLMGVELPNTVELRVVETAPGVRGDTAQGATKPATLETGAIVQVPLFINENDVLIIDTRNGAYVSRA, encoded by the coding sequence ATGATTTCTTCTAACGATTTTCGTACTGGTACAACCATTGAGCTTGATGGCGATGCTTTTCAGGTTATTGAGTTTCAGCATGTTAAGCCAGGCAAAGGTGCGGCTTTTGTTCGTACCAAGCTAAAAAACATCAGAACAGGTGGCGTTGTAGAGCGCACTTTCCGGGCTGGTGAAAAAGTTCCTAAAGCTCATATGGAGCGCCGCACCATGGAGTATTTGTACAACGATGACGATAGCTACACCTTCATGGATATGGAGAACTACGAACAGACAACATTACAAAAGGAACAGATCGAATACGAGATTCGTTTTCTTAAAGAAAATATGCAAGTTCACATTCTTACCTGGAAAGGCAACCTTATGGGTGTAGAGCTTCCCAATACGGTTGAGCTTCGGGTCGTTGAGACAGCACCAGGCGTGCGAGGTGATACAGCCCAGGGTGCTACCAAGCCGGCAACCCTTGAGACAGGTGCGATCGTACAAGTTCCTCTATTTATCAATGAGAACGATGTTTTAATCATTGACACGCGCAATGGCGCTTACGTTTCTAGAGCGTAA
- a CDS encoding stage III sporulation protein AB, which translates to MWKIIGALLILGACSSAGLWKAAELHRRPKILAQLQSSLSALSTEISYGAVPLPQAMEQAGRISGEPTSQLFLDMAQRLRGSQGRGADELWSESLQAWIVNTALQKKEGEEIERLALGLGSAPKEDQLLRIEEVKKRLEWLEKEAREDCQRLAKVWSYGGVLAGAAIVLVLW; encoded by the coding sequence ATGTGGAAAATCATAGGCGCCTTGCTTATCCTTGGCGCCTGTAGCAGTGCTGGCTTATGGAAAGCTGCAGAACTCCATCGTCGTCCTAAAATTTTGGCTCAACTACAGTCGTCTCTCTCCGCCTTGTCTACAGAAATTTCTTACGGTGCCGTCCCTTTACCGCAAGCCATGGAACAGGCCGGACGTATCAGTGGTGAACCGACAAGCCAACTCTTTCTAGATATGGCCCAGCGCTTACGAGGAAGCCAGGGTCGTGGTGCTGACGAGCTTTGGAGTGAATCGCTACAAGCCTGGATAGTCAACACAGCCTTGCAAAAAAAAGAAGGTGAAGAAATAGAACGCCTAGCCCTTGGTCTAGGTTCAGCACCCAAAGAAGATCAGCTTTTGCGTATTGAAGAAGTAAAAAAGCGTTTGGAATGGCTAGAAAAAGAAGCGCGAGAAGATTGCCAACGCCTGGCGAAGGTCTGGTCTTATGGGGGTGTCTTAGCAGGTGCAGCCATCGTCCTCGTACTATGGTAG
- a CDS encoding TldD/PmbA family protein: protein MSRIDMGTITRKMVELAQRKGAEMSEAYGLDARELSIDVSRGVVETMKLAEDRGIGLRIFKNGRMGYAYTSDLDEKVLEGTVERALANAVWTGEDPYHVLPSKVDRYPQVDTFDPEIGNTSVEAKINLAKEIEAAARASDQRIAITERSSYQDAEYTVSIVNSRGVDASYRGAYCGAYAYLVAEEKGENQTGFALSYGLRFSDINPVKVGQEAAHKAVRMLGAKRIASKRMPVLLDPYVVTQFMGILTPSLTAEAVQKGKSPLAGKGNTLIASPTVTLVDDGRLEGRIASAPFDGEGVPSSRTVLIEEGILKNYLHNSYTARKEGVISTGNGTRGSFRGTPEVGTTNFYLQAGNKSTDELMQDIDYGFYVTEVMGMHTANPISGDFSIGAAGLLIEKGRLTTPIRGVAIAGNLMELLQNIDGIGNDLTFFVGKGAPTVRIKSLPVSGD, encoded by the coding sequence GTGAGTCGAATCGATATGGGCACAATAACCCGCAAAATGGTGGAACTTGCCCAACGTAAAGGGGCAGAAATGTCCGAAGCCTACGGGCTCGATGCCAGAGAACTTTCCATCGACGTATCTAGAGGCGTCGTCGAAACGATGAAGCTTGCTGAAGATCGTGGTATTGGACTGCGTATCTTCAAAAACGGACGGATGGGATACGCCTATACCTCCGATCTAGACGAAAAAGTTCTCGAAGGGACAGTAGAGCGGGCTTTAGCCAATGCCGTTTGGACGGGAGAAGACCCCTATCACGTCCTGCCCTCCAAAGTAGATAGGTACCCGCAAGTTGATACCTTCGATCCAGAGATTGGCAATACATCCGTAGAAGCCAAAATCAATTTGGCCAAAGAAATTGAAGCAGCCGCTCGAGCTTCTGATCAGCGAATTGCTATCACCGAGCGTTCCTCCTATCAAGATGCGGAATATACCGTTTCCATTGTCAACTCTCGTGGCGTCGACGCTTCCTACCGCGGTGCTTACTGTGGTGCTTACGCCTATTTGGTGGCTGAAGAAAAAGGCGAAAACCAGACAGGCTTTGCTCTTTCCTATGGTCTTCGCTTTTCTGATATTAACCCTGTCAAAGTAGGGCAAGAAGCAGCTCACAAAGCCGTGCGTATGCTCGGTGCCAAACGAATTGCCTCTAAGCGCATGCCAGTGCTGCTCGATCCTTACGTAGTAACACAGTTTATGGGCATCTTGACACCATCGCTTACAGCAGAAGCTGTTCAGAAAGGCAAATCTCCTCTAGCAGGTAAAGGCAATACGCTTATTGCTTCCCCAACAGTAACCCTTGTTGACGATGGACGCTTAGAAGGTCGCATTGCTTCGGCACCTTTTGACGGCGAAGGCGTTCCTTCCTCGCGAACTGTTTTGATCGAAGAAGGCATTCTGAAAAATTACTTGCACAATAGTTATACAGCTCGCAAAGAAGGCGTTATTTCGACAGGCAATGGTACGAGAGGTTCTTTTCGTGGAACGCCTGAAGTAGGCACAACCAACTTTTATCTCCAGGCAGGCAACAAAAGTACCGATGAACTGATGCAAGACATAGACTATGGCTTCTATGTGACAGAAGTTATGGGTATGCACACAGCCAACCCCATTTCAGGAGACTTTTCTATCGGTGCTGCTGGACTGTTAATCGAAAAAGGTCGCCTGACCACGCCGATTCGCGGTGTGGCCATTGCTGGCAATCTGATGGAGTTACTCCAGAACATTGATGGCATTGGCAATGATCTTACTTTTTTCGTTGGCAAAGGCGCTCCTACTGTAAGAATTAAAAGTCTTCCTGTCAGTGGTGATTAA
- a CDS encoding TldD/PmbA family protein: MSHGGDFADIYIEKKALNGIGCEDNKIERLNSGTDVGAGIRVIAGDSTAYAYTNDVSFEGLAHAAKVASHGARSEKVRQSIDLTKALAPVDLSVQLRPDEVAIEKKVEKVLEANKHARKIDDRVKQVTVGYGDVIQQVTIANSEGVYVEDERIRSRFIVHAVAADGTLIQTGYEALGGTVGFEIFEEQAPEEIAQKAVDRALLMLQAKPAPSGTMAVVMAAEAGGTMVHEACGHGLEADLVQKGLSVYGGKKGQQVASPLVTVIDDGTIKGKYGALRFDDEGTRGQRNVLIEKGELRDFMYDRFTASKDNRESTGNGRRESYQHKPVPRMTNTLIAAGDEDPEKIIKDTKQGLLVMKMGGGQVNTTNGDFVFDVAEGYIIEDGEVAYAVRGATLTGNGPEVLRKVDRVGSDLGYAIGTCGKDGQGVPVSDAQPTMRITSLIVGGTGGGDATEEQSEPEANKKSKSTSHLQELLHNKRPQIRRL, translated from the coding sequence ATGAGCCATGGCGGCGACTTTGCTGACATTTATATTGAGAAAAAGGCCCTCAATGGCATTGGCTGCGAAGACAACAAAATTGAACGCCTCAACTCAGGCACGGATGTAGGCGCAGGTATTCGTGTGATCGCTGGCGATTCTACAGCCTATGCGTATACCAACGATGTCAGCTTCGAGGGTTTAGCCCATGCTGCGAAGGTTGCGAGTCACGGAGCTCGTAGTGAAAAAGTTCGTCAAAGTATTGATTTAACGAAAGCCCTAGCACCTGTGGATCTATCGGTGCAGCTTCGACCCGATGAAGTGGCCATCGAAAAGAAAGTTGAAAAAGTTCTTGAAGCCAACAAGCATGCTCGCAAGATCGATGATCGAGTCAAGCAAGTGACTGTAGGCTATGGTGATGTGATTCAGCAAGTAACCATTGCGAACAGTGAAGGTGTCTATGTGGAAGATGAGCGAATTCGCTCTCGCTTTATCGTTCACGCTGTCGCTGCTGATGGTACCCTGATTCAGACAGGCTACGAAGCCTTAGGTGGTACCGTTGGCTTTGAAATTTTTGAAGAGCAAGCACCTGAAGAGATTGCGCAGAAAGCCGTTGATCGTGCTCTTCTAATGCTGCAAGCCAAGCCAGCTCCTTCTGGCACTATGGCAGTGGTCATGGCCGCTGAAGCTGGAGGCACCATGGTTCACGAAGCTTGTGGCCACGGCCTAGAAGCCGATCTGGTCCAGAAGGGATTGTCTGTCTACGGTGGCAAAAAAGGTCAGCAAGTTGCTTCCCCGCTGGTTACAGTGATCGACGATGGTACGATAAAAGGAAAATACGGTGCTCTTCGTTTTGACGACGAGGGTACCCGCGGCCAGAGAAACGTCTTAATCGAAAAAGGTGAATTGCGAGACTTTATGTACGATCGCTTTACAGCCAGCAAAGACAATAGAGAATCGACAGGCAATGGCCGTCGTGAGTCTTATCAGCATAAGCCTGTTCCACGCATGACCAACACCTTAATCGCCGCTGGTGATGAAGACCCTGAAAAAATCATCAAAGATACTAAACAAGGCCTTTTGGTTATGAAAATGGGTGGCGGTCAAGTCAACACAACGAACGGCGACTTTGTCTTTGACGTTGCAGAAGGTTATATCATAGAAGATGGAGAAGTCGCTTACGCGGTACGCGGTGCTACCTTAACGGGCAATGGCCCTGAAGTGCTTCGCAAGGTTGATCGAGTTGGCAGTGATCTGGGATACGCCATCGGTACTTGCGGCAAAGACGGTCAAGGCGTCCCCGTTTCTGACGCCCAGCCTACGATGCGCATTACTTCTCTCATCGTAGGTGGTACGGGCGGTGGAGATGCAACGGAGGAGCAAAGCGAACCGGAAGCCAACAAAAAAAGCAAAAGCACCTCCCATCTGCAGGAACTACTCCACAACAAGAGGCCCCAAATTCGCCGATTATAA
- the spoIIIAA gene encoding stage III sporulation protein AA, whose amino-acid sequence MRVTWDREAKKSTTLKTKPKVQTLQVTSSSTSETSLLDQESSLGLESGWVDRLLPYLAPTLRPLITEILQDPTISLANVSEIRLRSGRPLNIVCTHGDILLRSTTAEELLQTLHLMSECSIYAFEEEFRQGFLTLPGGYRVGLAGRVVLEGGKVKTIHPVSSLNIRIARQITGIADSIIPYLRGPEERPFLSTLILSPPGGGKTTLLRDIVRQISTGCPSLNLPGMTVGLVDERSEIAASYRGVPQNDIGPRTDVLDGCPKSEGLLRMLRSLSPKVLATDEIGRTEDVLAVEEAMHCGVSLLATAHGYQYSDMDKRPGLQAMKKLTIFQRIIILSPRPQPGTIKAIYNEEGKKLK is encoded by the coding sequence GTGCGAGTAACTTGGGACAGAGAAGCCAAAAAAAGCACAACGCTAAAAACAAAACCTAAAGTCCAAACACTTCAAGTGACCTCATCGTCAACCAGTGAGACAAGCCTTCTTGATCAGGAATCTTCACTAGGCCTAGAAAGTGGTTGGGTCGATAGACTTCTGCCTTACCTAGCGCCTACCTTGCGGCCACTTATTACAGAAATTCTACAAGATCCTACAATATCACTTGCCAATGTCTCTGAAATCCGCCTGCGCAGCGGTCGTCCCCTCAATATTGTCTGCACCCATGGTGATATTCTTCTTCGCTCGACTACGGCAGAAGAACTACTACAGACCTTGCATCTCATGTCTGAATGCTCCATTTATGCCTTTGAAGAAGAATTTCGTCAAGGCTTTCTTACGCTACCTGGTGGTTACCGCGTAGGCCTTGCCGGTCGAGTTGTCTTAGAAGGTGGCAAAGTGAAAACGATCCATCCTGTTTCATCGCTCAATATACGTATAGCACGTCAGATTACCGGCATTGCCGATTCAATAATCCCCTACCTGCGAGGACCTGAAGAGAGGCCTTTTCTTTCTACGCTGATTCTATCTCCGCCCGGTGGTGGTAAAACGACGCTTTTGCGTGATATTGTCCGACAGATCAGCACCGGTTGCCCATCCCTCAATCTCCCTGGTATGACAGTTGGCCTTGTTGATGAGCGGTCAGAAATCGCAGCTTCCTATCGAGGTGTACCGCAAAATGACATAGGCCCTCGGACAGACGTCCTCGATGGATGTCCCAAGTCAGAAGGTCTCTTACGTATGCTTCGCTCTCTTTCACCGAAAGTTCTTGCCACAGATGAAATCGGACGCACTGAGGATGTCTTAGCTGTGGAAGAAGCCATGCATTGCGGCGTATCGCTGCTTGCTACGGCTCACGGCTATCAATACAGTGATATGGATAAAAGACCGGGTCTCCAAGCGATGAAAAAGCTTACTATTTTTCAACGCATTATCATCTTAAGTCCCCGTCCTCAACCAGGCACAATCAAAGCCATATATAACGAAGAAGGAAAAAAACTCAAATAA